DNA sequence from the Amphiprion ocellaris isolate individual 3 ecotype Okinawa chromosome 17, ASM2253959v1, whole genome shotgun sequence genome:
TCTTTTGGGCAGTTGTACACTCCCATATGAAACAGCCACAACGTCACCTTATCAACTAAGACAGCTGTCTAGATAGATATTTCATGGGTCAAGACATGCTTGTTAGAACCAAACAGATCAACATACAGGTTTGGGCTAATTCCTTTCCAGCAATTTACCATAAATGCCCGATTCATACAGTCACCTTCAAAATGCTGATGTCAAAAGCCGAACCTGTCATCTGCAGCAGACGTCACTCTTGAGCTTCCTCTAGTGGTGATTCTGACCTAACCCAAATCCAGATGTTATCTGTACTTACATTAGTCCCTGCACATTAGATGTTTAGCAACATTGCCtgtaaaataagtaataaaagTATAATCACtttgtttgatttttcaacTCTCAAACTGAGAGTAGTTTTCATCTTGCCTCTATACAATAGCAGCATTATAGAATCCCTGAAATTCACTGATAGCTTTGGGTTTTGGTTTACCACCCCAAGATTTTCAGTGGCCCCATCTTGCCACCGATTTGAAAAATTTCTAAAGGCACTATTATCTCAATGAAACACGAATTATGGTGTCAAACACAGtaagaagacaagaaattccACCAGTTGACTCTTGAAAAAGTTCAGTTGAGGCAGAAGAGATTACCGAGAGTATGAAAAGCTGTCGTCAAGGCAAGCAGTATCTACTTTGAGGAAgttgaaaaacaagaaatatataTTGCTTTATTTACATGATTTTCTCACCATGTAGTTcagtttgtgttatttcattacaaaaatgtcttcaataTTGCTTTTTCATTGAATAAAAAAACCTTTGAATAAACAGATGTGTTGGACCCATTGTCATCTTTGCGTTTCATtatagttattttgcatctctttgagaATCTGGTGCATGTAAAAGATTTTCAGAGTCACGTAAGGCTAGATACATTTAACCGCAGCAACAAGACGAGTCCAAAGATAGgctgaagagaaaaaataaactctgattCATCTTCCTGTATGACTACTGGGTAGGTAGGTAACACCACGCCATGGCAACCAATGCACCGAGCTGAGTAATTGTccacaaattaatgaaatacaATGCCAAGTAATCAAGGTTGTTTCTGAGTATGGACAAAAGTGCATTTTAGATGAACATAGGTGAACTAATTAAAcacaacaatgcaaaaatactcAAGTGAATTGCAAAATTATTAAtagttaaataataattaagacTGCTGGgaagtgtttttaatgttaaacaaaaaaaaacttgacttGAATTCAATATTTCTGCTATAATTGTCATCTATCTTGGCCAGAAAGCTGTTACATTAACGAACATGACCTGACCCCCCTCAACCCCAACCCCATTCAGTCACATAAACTCACTAGTAGCTGTGCAATATTAAACCTTCACCTCACTGATTCAAATATTACTGCTATCTGCCTGatgattttacactttttatgtttaaatttatatatatatatatatatatatatatatatatatatatatatatatatatatatatatatatattagttattttttgttatatttgttttttaagacaagacaagataagataagataacataagataagataagataatcctttattactcTCCACATCAGgcgaaatttccagtgttacagcagcaaacatctttcagagcagcactaaccatatgtacagtaatgatgttaattataacaataataacatgtgcaatatatacaagaatgaagaatgaaaaatgaataaatacagtactACAACACTAAGCTTTAAagtattaaataataataataataataataataataataataataataataataataataataataataataataataaatattaaatggtgttaaatgtttttatgctcAGGAGCATGATTGAAATTTTGTTATGTTGGTGTCGGACCTCAATATAATGGCAATAAagctactactactattactagaGTTATGCAGTTGAGTAGATGATATTGTCACCATAGATTGCATGGCTGTCTCATGAAATGTAAATGCAGCCTCCTCTTCTGCATACACATATTACTGCATTTAGAGCAGAGCTAAAACTTGAGTTTATCATTTATGTTGAaatttttgcagtaatttgaGCTAAAAATTTGAGGACACATCCTAGGGAATCTGAGATTTTTATTGGGTCAATATCACCAAAAAATGCCTTTGAGACATCGTGATTTCTCCCCCCAAAAGTTACAGTTTTTCACTTAATTTCATAACTCTTGTATCAAGTTGACGCTAGACTGCTGTAAATGCATGTTGGTCAAGCTCCCATACTTTTTATGAATGTACTGCAAGTGGATAAAGAATGAGCAAATCATAAGATTTGTCCACCCTGTCAGGGACAAAGTCAAAAgagaataaacatgtttttacaacatagtGATTataatatgtacattttcagaaaattaattTATCCCTTGctcaataatacattttaattgatAAAAAAGTcttttgaaaataatgaaattactGCAAATAATTTGTATCTTCAAAGAATCTGTgacagttgcatttttttctaaataaaatctCTAAAAACAGCAATCTGACCTGTCTTTCAATCAGTATTATCTGGCAGTGATTGGTTAATAAGGAAAATGTGAAAAGGTATTACTAACTTGTGACAGTaacttgtttattttcataaaacagagaaaggaCAGGGTGGACAAAAATGTGTTGACATTAATACACTTATTAACTATTTTCTTATTAAAGGTGGACACTGCAAAGCAAAATTAGGAACATTCATAAGCTTTTGGCATCACTATCAAATATCTTCAAAACATTTGCAGATAAAAGGGAACCCCATGGGACCTTTAAGTTAATATTTTAATACCACTTGTGTAGGCTGCCTCACATTGACTTTTTCCGCATACATGTTGCATCCTTCACATAGACGCCCTTAGTAGGAATAATTTGGAGGGTGTGTACTTACCTAGATAACACTGAAGGGAACAAGGAAGGAAGCAGACAAGGAGGCACGGAGGAGGCAGTGCTCGTGTTGGAATGGGACACCGCTTTGTTCAACAGTAGGAGGGGAGAGCAGACTGTCGGTCACAGTTGGTTTGCCTGCTGCAAGTGTTAAATACAAACCGCTGGGGCGGACTATCCCTGTCTTATCTTTGCGTAGCTGCGGTGCAACGTATCTCGCAAATATTTGCTCTTCCTGGAGTCGGAGGATTTCTCTTCGGGGATGTCAAAGCGAGTGCGAAGCAGAGAGGTCTGCGCTGATTGCAGTGCTCCGGGTACGATGCCAAACAAGCTAGCTCCAGCGTTAGCCGCCGAGCTAACCAGCTAGCCCTCACTACAACTTATCGCTGCGTCCGGTTAGCTCACCGAGTTAACATTACCGAACGCAGAAATAATTAGCAATTAGCTGTATGACTACCCGTGATAGTTGTGAATTTTCTCCTCCTGTGAATATTTACCAAAAGAACAAGTCGTGTTTGTAGTATCACATTAACTTGTCTCATTCTGAAACTGTTTGCttgaaatgtgtttaataaTAGTCGCATTTTTTAACGTTAACATTGCGTTAGCTTAATTTGACAAATTAGCTAGCTCGTCAAGATTAATGTTGTCGTACAGAGACTGTGTTTGTGGATGTGTCGAAGTCATGGGGAAGCACCTAACCTGGAGCAGTTATGTGTTGCTGTCAGCTAACAGATATTTGTCTAGCATCGATAAACACTTCAGTTTAAAGGCCGTGTGGGTCGTTATTATTCCTTTAATATTAGCCTGTTAAGTTAATAAACCTTGCCTGTGTGTTGCAGAGCCTCGCTGGGCCTCAGTTAACAGGGGTGTGTTGATCTGCGATGAGTGCTGCAGCATCCATCGAGGTCTTGGGCGACACAGCTCTCAAGTCCGACATCTGACTCACTCTACGTGGCCACCCTCACAGCTGCAGGTGTGGAAAACAGGGGACACAACCCCCACGAGCCAAGCATCCACATGCAAATGAGTAGAATCAATAATTGCACGTCATTTAGTATTTAATGTAGAAGTTACACAGTCATCAAGTGGCTAGGGCTGCCATAAATATATTGCAAATGGATTTTGCGCCACACTTGTTAAATTGTtaatgtggggttttttttagatgGTCCAGACACTGTATGGTAATGGAGCCAATTCAATATGGGAACATAGCCTTCTGGATCCTTCCTCTTCAGTGAGTGGGAAGCGTAAAGCCAACCCACAGGACAGAGTTCAGTAAGTGCTTTTGTGGATTTTGATATGTCAGTGATGAGTTtagtgtgtttgctcacactgtGATATAATACTCTATTGGCAAAACTGATTTTTATCGTTAAGGTCAGTAAGCGTGCATAATTGGCTGCAACTATCTTGGAGAACTCACTTGATCAGACaggcagaaaagaaaatatgcaaaagagAACATTCAGTGAAATACAATTAGCTGCATCCTTATCAGCTGCATGCAATTCTGTTAAtcagctgatttatttttcaaccaACTGAACTGTAAAGAGTTTGTGAAGCATGCGTTCGTTGTAAATGCTTTTTAATAAGCAGTATCTGCTGCCTCAGaagacaaagtaaaacaaaaaacaaatccgCAGGACGACAAGATGTGATGTGTTCACCCACATCCCTCTGCAGGTATAAACACTGTGTCATTCTGGTGTCTGGCTGGTGGAGTAAAGATAAACAGTCACTCGCACATAAACACAGTCGGGCTGAGTTTGACCCTCGCTCTCAGAGCAAACACATTCAATCACCAGAACAACAGGCTGATGCGGCCATCTTGGTTTCCAAATACAAGTTCTGAGATGGATACTATATTATGAGGCTTCCTCACTGCAAGAACTTTCCCAGAAAATCAAGGACCCTTTGAGGAACTCAGAAGCTAAGCCTGCATTTCAGTTGGGGGGAACAAAACTAAATTTAGTCCCTGAAGGATAGTTCTGGCAGACAAGGGCAAATCTGTACTTTCTTATGGTTTGAGGAACTGTTGGGCAGTTTTCTGAGCTAAACTGGTCGAACACAAACCCTGCAGCTGCTTTAATACGTGTGCCGCTTCACTCACAAAACAAGGAAGTACTCTAATATTAGTTTGAATGTTTTGTTATAAAGTAAAGGTTAGGCTTTGTTGCTAACTTCCCAACTAGTTTTGTAAATTATTCTGTGCTGTATGGATACTGAGGCtgattttgcatcaaaattgtcattttaaaccatgCAGTTAGCAAATTGCAAAGGCTGCAGTTTAGGATATAAGCTATGCAGCATGGCTGATCAAGGATCTAAACTGTCGTATCAATGGTTTCACTGTCTTATTTGTATGACAGTCACATTTTTGATGGTATCTCGTGGTAATGCTCCGTCGCGTTTCAAATCTATCTCACAATGAACAGTCAAGTGAAGCTTGACTTTAAAGAATTATATCGCAAATCAAATCGCAGTTGCTGtatctgtctgaaaaaaaatctaataaagtGTTTTGCCCAAATTGTTCTGCCTTAATCTGGATAGGCAGGCAGATAGATATGCTTGAGTATGGATGTGAATTGATCAGCAACACTTCCAGAGTTTTGTGTTGTGATGGAATAATAGAGAAATTGCACAGACCACAATCAAATACTGTCCATGCAATTTAACAGCTCAATAAGTAGCACTGATTCTGATGACAGAACACTTAAAAATCACAGCTGTGGTCCAGATTTGCAAATGTGtgcatcttttctttctgtccttctCCAGCCCCAACAAGACAGAATTCATCAAGGCAAAATATCAGATGTTGGCCTACGTCCATCGGATGCCTTGTCGGGAGGATGACAGTGTAACCGCAAAAGACCTCAGCAAGGTGAAAaattgctctgtttttggtttatGTCTTCATTTTGCACAGTCTTAATACCACAAACTGACTGTGCTGTGATTAAAGAAGGCCTCCCATTTGTCATCAGAAAGCCACAAGTTGCTCTCGCTTGTTTTACCGTAACACAGCAagtatttttggtttttaactGTGATATCTGATCAGTTCCTGTAAATTTCAGAAATAGCAGGGCCTATTAATAAATCTAGAGACGTGTTCATTGCTGCTGCGACGCACTGCCACTCAAATTTTCACATATTCGTCATGCCAGGCCCGATATCACATAGGCTTTCTGATCTCATCTCTGGCAACAGCTACATCTATTTCATGCTAATCTTCGGTTCTCTAAATTCTGTACTTATTGCTTGGCATAGGCTGGCAttttaaataacagtttaagatgaattaaatcaaatttaGTTTGaattgcaaaaagaaaactgcacaGATTTGCATACACTTGCTGCCCGTGTGCCccttttttgcaatatttactAGCAGGATAATGCATTATATTACTGTTCAGTTTTTCTAGTGAAGACAACACTGTGTATGCACTTAACAATCAAATTGAAACAAGctatttgttgattttctttcaGCAACTTCATTCCAGTGTTCGGACGGGCAACCTGGAAACCTGCCTGAGACTCTTATCTTTAGGAGCTCAGGCCAACTTTTTCCATCCAGTGGGTCtagtagaacaaaaaaaaatcaattttgtcGAGTTTAAATTGACATAACATTAATGGTTCAtcattgtatgttttttttaacaacaggaGAAAGGAAACACACCACTACACATAGCAGCAAAAGCAGGTCAAATGTTGCAAGCAGAACTGTTGGCAGTTTATGGAGCTGATCCTGGAGCTCTGGACTCCAGTGGAAAGACCCCCATTGATTATGCGAGGTAAAATGtgcctttatttttaaattaaagtttgcttatgattttatttgttctgcttaagtttttttatgttgtgaGCAGTGGGACTTCTGTACCAACTTATAATTTTAGAGATGCCATAATAAGGAACATCCTGTTTTCAAGCACTGAAGTGTATTGTATGCCTTAGTTAATTAAGTTCACAGGCCACCTCTGTCCCCAGCTGCTTTGGTATATGTGCTTTTTATAAAGCATGGCGAACGGCCAGCAGTTTTTACTATTGTTGTGGTTACCGTGTCTTGCCTTCAATGCAGCTGCAAGCAACACCTCAACAGATAGAGCCCATCTCACTGGTGGCTGCACTGCAGGAAATGATACATATCCTATGAAGACTTAAACATGAACTCAGAAGAACAACTGATACGTGTCTGCAAAAGTGTATGCTATTTATACGTGTTGATGGGGAAATGTTGGCCTTTGTAACTTAAAGAGGAAGTGACAGAACATAACTAGTAATAGGTTGGAAAAATGGTAGCCACAGCTTAGTTagaaaatggagaaagaaaCATTGTCGCCAGCTGAAATGGCTGATGTATTCCACATGAACACTAGACACAGTGGCATTATGTCAGAGTCTGACTAATTCAATGAAGCAATTACTGGAACAGGAGAGCAAGGAAAATGCTAGTATGCTAGCTGACTCAGCTCAACTAGTTTAGAGAAGTCAGGGTTAGAAGGCCaagtaacaaaaaatgaaatgtagtGAAGCTCATTGTCATTTATCCTGGTacatataattattattattattattattattattattattattatacaaaaatgtcaaaacttgATATATGATATACAGTGGATAATATCTTCATTACACAAGAGTGTTATCTAGTAATGTTGCGAATTGTAAGAAAACCAAAAAGGGTTTGGCTTATGTTAAAATcaatcaacaaaaacattttttatatatttaaattacatagtaactttatattttattgtgtttttttgcagtaCAATAGCAGTGCTGTTTGCAAGACTGGTCAACATGGCCAGCAAACACACTGTCCGTGTCTTTTAGACACAAAAAACGGAGTTGCCAAATGCTTTCTTCCCACataatttaaagttattttagtaCAATGACATATTTGTGAAACTTGACCTTTTATTCTTAATCTCTCAGACAAGCTGGACATCAGGAGCTGGCAGAGAGGCTAGTGGAGATACAGTATGAACTCACTGACCGGTTAACATTTTACCTTTGTGGTAGAAGACCGGGTAAGTACAGCAGATGGATCAAGCACAGCTGCTTAATGTCATTAGAcagttaatgttttttatgtccTCTCTGGTAATGATTCTGTGTTACTCCCTTGTTGTGTTATAGATCACAGAAATGGGCAACACTTCATCATTCCACAGATGGCCGACAGGTAATAGCTATGCTCCAAGCTGCAGTCATTTCTGTGCTTGGTTTCAAAAGTTGAGTTCTTGTAATGCATGTATGGCATGTGAAGCGTGATAGACATTCACAATATAATTTCAAACctgttttttctctgctgcatTGGATGGATAAGAAATAAGTAAGTATGCTTGTTGCCATCGCCTCTCTCCTCGTTAGTGTGAACTTTTTTCAGCAGGAAACgaatttaatttgaacattttgtccaaAGCAGTCTGGATTTGTCCGAATTTGCAAAAGCTGCAAAGAAGAAGCTGCAGTCGGTGAGACGTTTGACATGTGAATGTATTTTCCTATTCAATCACTATTTAGTTGGTTGAAAACTGAACCAATAATTCTGCTTCATTTCCTTTTAGCTAAGTAACCATCAGTTTGAAGAACTTGCCATGGATGTATATGATGAAGTTGACAGAAGAGAAACAGATGCAGGTAAAAtctcaaaatatatattttttatgattaaaaagaATGCATTATTATGCTGgcacaatttcatgtttatcATATATTTTATATGCATCTtaccttgtgtttttttagtttgGTTGGCAACTCAGAACCACAGCACACTTGTAACAGACACTACAGTTGTGCCTTTTCTGCCAGTGAATCCTGAATACTCGTCTACTAGAAACCAGGCAAGGGATTCCACCAGCATTCCCCTAATTAAAATTTCATTGTTGTTGTATGAATAGTGTTTTTAACAATCCTGTAATTGCCTTTATGCATGCTGTCACAGGGTCGTCAAAAATTGGCAAGGTTTAGTGCTCATGAATTTGCAACGCTGGTCATCGATATTCTAACGGATGCGAAACGAAGGCAGTGGGGTAATTCCTGTGACAGTCCGAAAGGTGtgaaattatattttctgtttttgtcttacCAGGTCTTGAATTCCTTGCtaatgttcttttgtttttgtttatgtaaTGTTTGTATTGCAGTAGATATGCTCCTAAACATGCAGAAGAtaattaaaaaagcagaaaacaagcaGTAGGGGAAACCTAAATTGGTTGATGCAGATGAGAAGCAGGAAGTCTGTATTTTTGGAATTCAAATGTAGACCATTTGGGCACAGCCATATGAATATATGAATCTGGATCATGTGTGAATTGGGGCTTAATAATTAAAAGTGCCTCATCCTGCAACTTGCAGCAAAGCACATCCCTGCCTGGTTGCTTCCTTGTGCATACTAAAGGAAAATTGCAAGCGGTAATAAAGACGAGCAAGTGCTGATTTTTGGATTTGGTAAATGAGAAGGAAATGCAGTCCTTAGCCCTCTGATTTAAACAGCTGCCTGTAGCCAGCCCTCATGTTTGATCTCTAATCCTTTGATCTCGTGCTCTGCCTTCAGAGAATGTAGAGCTGATCCTTCAGGGAATAGGCAGTCGCCATAACAGCGAGAGCCAGGAGAATGACCAGCCAGATTACGACAGTGTGGcatcagatgaagatcctgtgCAAGAGGCCACATGTGGGGACAGCTGCAACGATGGAAGGACCAAGGTTAATATTGTTAGGAACCTggaatttcatttaaatgtaacaTTCTGCTTTACTGCTCAAACTGACTGGATAAATTCTATTGAACGTATGTATGTTTTGCTGCAGAGCTCAGAGTCTTCTGACCTGTCTGATGGACCAATCACAGTACAGGAATTTATGGAGGTGAAGAGCGCCCTCACTGCGTCAGAAGCCAAAATACAGCAGCTGCTCAAAGTCAACTGTCACCTTAGTGAAGAGCTGCGGTTGATGCAGACCAAGGTTAGTTAAATTACGTGATACTAATATCCAAAGTGTGGATTTTACTGCAGATTCTTTACAGTTGTTTGTTTGCAGTAGTGTGCACTGCGATCAAAATttgatttctgtcactttgaatAGATGGTAACGCCCATTCATATTTCAACATCTATTATTAAAGGTCACTTCACACTTGATGTGTCACATTTATGTCCTCTCTCATGATGCACATTGCTCTAGTTACTGCTCTCATTCTGCGGCAACAGTATTATAAACAATGTGTTTTCTTGTGACATTCCTAAAATGGATTTCTTATTATTAATACCTATTTGCTCCCCCCTTGAGGTCTTTGTACTGTACTATCTGGATGAAATGTATGTTATTGTGGGCGGAGCCTCCTCTTGACTCTAAAACACTGTTTTGAAATGTCAGGGGTTGTAACAGTACCTGTATTAGGTATATTATTCAAgttatttttccacaaaaatgatagaaatatttttttttaggcatttttgTTCGACACCAGAGATCTTTTATGAATCGGATTTTACTTAATTCAGTAGTTTATGTTTAACTAACGTCTTCTCCAATGTGTCAGACATTTGTGTGAGTGCTGTAGTCAACCAAACAAACTCTTGGTCAACTGAAATCATACCTACTCTTTAATCACTTGATTGGTCACGGAGACATAAAAGTCTTCATGTTGTGTCTACATGGACCAAATCGGCCACAGTACATTAAGCACACTCTACCTGCTGTCCTTATTAGCCTAAATGCAGGCTGTTCTAAAGATTTAGAACAGcctgttcatttttttaatgatttctgaaaatagcACTATATCAACTCCCAGGACAAAAAACTGTAGAGGAATATCATGCAGAGAACTTAATGGTCTTTGATGATTCGTTGTCTTGCTACGACTGCTATTTGCAAAGTTTACAGTCATCTGTTTGGTCATTCTCtttaacaaaatgcagccacactgtCGACTTCTTTGTCATGATGTCATTTAGCTTGGAGATGACTCTGAGTAAATGTTAAGAAAATGCTTTTCTCCATATCAAAGTAACAGCAGAAATTGTGTGACTAAAGAGATTTTGGTAGAATGAAAGCTTCAGTCACTACTTTGGAGTCGCATGAAGACCTGATTTTGACATCTAATCAATGAAAAATACCTAGAGAATTGTATCTTTGTTTCCCCCAGCTGGTGAACAGTGAAAATAGCTGTAATGTTTCTGGATGGGCTGAAATTCCTGTGGCAATCATTAACAGGCACCAAACTTCCTCTGCTATGCAGTTCACTGAAAAGGCATAACAGGATTTAATGTTATACTTATTTGTGATGTAAACCAGAGAGAAAATTCATGTAGAATCCCAAGTCACGTGTCAAAAGAACTACACACCCAAACCACAAATGGTTCCCACTACGGAGGACATTATGATCCATCATCCTAAATCTGCAGAAACGTCAGCCATCGGTTATAAACCACCTAAATGTAGCAGTGATTAGTGTCTGGGTGTGGCTGAATCATTTGAGTTATGAACTGAAGGGTTTATCATAACAGAAACGTCAATAAATTagatttctgtcactttgagAAGGCATGTAACAAATTTGGCAACTCTCAACAAGCCATAAATATTTTATCTATACTTTAATTACAGGCGTATTGTTTCACTTAGCTCCTTGTGGCTtagtttgtcaaaaaaaaaagtcccaagTAGTAGCTCCCAGGGGGTATGTAGATTTCCATGTTTATGCAGTTTCACTTGCTGAAGTTTTGAAGAAATCCTCCTCCGTTAAAACTTGCCCAAACCCAAAAGCAGTGGTGACACTCGACCCGACAGCAGCGTCTTTTTCTACGAACATAATGGCGGTTAttcagaaaaatacacagacCCTGTTGTGCATAGTTTTCACCACTGCTTAGCAAATAATATTTCCTCCCTAAGGTTCTTTTTACATCATTG
Encoded proteins:
- the git2b gene encoding ARF GTPase-activating protein GIT2b isoform X1, encoding MSKRVRSREVCADCSAPEPRWASVNRGVLICDECCSIHRGLGRHSSQVRHLTHSTWPPSQLQMVQTLYGNGANSIWEHSLLDPSSSVSGKRKANPQDRVHPNKTEFIKAKYQMLAYVHRMPCREDDSVTAKDLSKQLHSSVRTGNLETCLRLLSLGAQANFFHPEKGNTPLHIAAKAGQMLQAELLAVYGADPGALDSSGKTPIDYARQAGHQELAERLVEIQYELTDRLTFYLCGRRPDHRNGQHFIIPQMADSSLDLSEFAKAAKKKLQSLSNHQFEELAMDVYDEVDRRETDAVWLATQNHSTLVTDTTVVPFLPVNPEYSSTRNQGRQKLARFSAHEFATLVIDILTDAKRRQWGNSCDSPKENVELILQGIGSRHNSESQENDQPDYDSVASDEDPVQEATCGDSCNDGRTKSSESSDLSDGPITVQEFMEVKSALTASEAKIQQLLKVNCHLSEELRLMQTKLNSLQTENTTLRWQTPSGQQQPQGPFGRHPPRGGRAISMYETGSTPRQYPHRVETARHDDGVVLQPFPTNIGRGPLGTAASSLPTFPSSLSWSWDERSRRGCSLEGQSTMLENDYDTTPNHSELEDAGSPLPASEAVETEEEGEEDATLPCTEDVICKTEQITKNIQELLRAAQETKHESFLPCSEKICMAVTEMAALFPKRPSSETVRGSLCLLTSSASRLHGECQKAAEHNPCPSDIQLVTQQVIQCAYDIAKAAKQLVTVTTKENNN
- the git2b gene encoding ARF GTPase-activating protein GIT2b isoform X3; the protein is MSKRVRSREVCADCSAPEPRWASVNRGVLICDECCSIHRGLGRHSSQVRHLTHSTWPPSQLQMVQTLYGNGANSIWEHSLLDPSSSVSGKRKANPQDRVHPNKTEFIKAKYQMLAYVHRMPCREDDSVTAKDLSKQLHSSVRTGNLETCLRLLSLGAQANFFHPEKGNTPLHIAAKAGQMLQAELLAVYGADPGALDSSGKTPIDYARQAGHQELAERLVEIQYELTDRLTFYLCGRRPDHRNGQHFIIPQMADSSLDLSEFAKAAKKKLQSLSNHQFEELAMDVYDEVDRRETDAVWLATQNHSTLVTDTTVVPFLPVNPEYSSTRNQGRQKLARFSAHEFATLVIDILTDAKRRQWGNSCDSPKENVELILQGIGSRHNSESQENDQPDYDSVASDEDPVQEATCGDSCNDGRTKSSESSDLSDGPITVQEFMEVKSALTASEAKIQQLLKVNCHLSEELRLMQTKLNSLQTENTTLRWQTPSGQQQPQGPFGRHPPRGGRAISMYETGSTPRQYPHRVETARHDDGVVLQPFPTNGCSLEGQSTMLENDYDTTPNHSELEDAGSPLPASEAVETEEEGEEDATLPCTEDVICKTEQITKNIQELLRAAQETKHESFLPCSEKICMAVTEMAALFPKRPSSETVRGSLCLLTSSASRLHGECQKAAEHNPCPSDIQLVTQQVIQCAYDIAKAAKQLVTVTTKENNN
- the git2b gene encoding ARF GTPase-activating protein GIT2b isoform X2: MSKRVRSREVCADCSAPEPRWASVNRGVLICDECCSIHRGLGRHSSQVRHLTHSTWPPSQLQMVQTLYGNGANSIWEHSLLDPSSSVSGKRKANPQDRVHPNKTEFIKAKYQMLAYVHRMPCREDDSVTAKDLSKQLHSSVRTGNLETCLRLLSLGAQANFFHPEKGNTPLHIAAKAGQMLQAELLAVYGADPGALDSSGKTPIDYARQAGHQELAERLVEIQYELTDRLTFYLCGRRPDHRNGQHFIIPQMADSLDLSEFAKAAKKKLQSLSNHQFEELAMDVYDEVDRRETDAVWLATQNHSTLVTDTTVVPFLPVNPEYSSTRNQGRQKLARFSAHEFATLVIDILTDAKRRQWGNSCDSPKENVELILQGIGSRHNSESQENDQPDYDSVASDEDPVQEATCGDSCNDGRTKSSESSDLSDGPITVQEFMEVKSALTASEAKIQQLLKVNCHLSEELRLMQTKLNSLQTENTTLRWQTPSGQQQPQGPFGRHPPRGGRAISMYETGSTPRQYPHRVETARHDDGVVLQPFPTNIGRGPLGTAASSLPTFPSSLSWSWDERSRRGCSLEGQSTMLENDYDTTPNHSELEDAGSPLPASEAVETEEEGEEDATLPCTEDVICKTEQITKNIQELLRAAQETKHESFLPCSEKICMAVTEMAALFPKRPSSETVRGSLCLLTSSASRLHGECQKAAEHNPCPSDIQLVTQQVIQCAYDIAKAAKQLVTVTTKENNN